The Solicola gregarius DNA window GTGAAGACCGTCATCTACGACGACAAGATCTGGACGGCGTCGCGCTCCTCCTCCGGCTGGCGGGACTACGACGCGCCCGACGGCCCGAACCAGCAGACGCTGCGCCACCTCGACCACGTGCACGTCGACGTCGCGTAGGTCGCGGCACCCGCACGATCGTTATCGCGGGTAGGACCCCCCCTCTAGCCAACTGGCGGTCCATATGATCCGATCGGTCCGGTGCGATTCGCGCCGCGACGGGGCCGACCAACGGAGGACTGAGCGTGGAAGCCCTACATACCGCGATCGCGATCATCGGCATCATCGCGCTGATCATCGTCGTCAAGGTCGATCCGGTGATCTCGCTGGTGATCGGCTGTCTGTACCTCGGGCTCGCGACGGGTCTTGGTATGGAGACGACCATCACCACGATCGCCGACGGGTTCGGCAGCATCATGGTCGAGGTCGGGCTTTTGATCGGGTTCGGCGTGCTGATGGGTTCGCTGATGTTCGCGATGGGCGCGTTGCAACGCCTGGTCGAGCTGCTGTTGCGCGTCCTCGGCCCGCGCCGGCTGCCGTACGCGATGAGCGCCGTGCTCACCACGATCTTCCCGTCCATCTACGTCGACGTGCAGCTCGTGCTCGCGTCGCCGCTGGCGCGTTCGGCCGCACCCCAGCTGGGCCGCAACGGCCTCGGGATGATGGGTGGCGCGCTGAGTGCCGGCATCCTCGTCGGGTACGTGTTCGTCGTACCGGGTCTCGGCACCGTCTCCATCGCCGGCCTGCTCGGCGTACCCCTGGGCACCATGCTCCTGTACGGCGTGCCGATCGGCCTGATCACCGCCGTGCTCACGACGTTCATCTACGGACGCGTCCTGCGACTCGGCTTCTGGGACCCGGACAAGGACGAGCACGCGTCCGAGGCGCTGCTCGAGGAAGAGGCTCTCGCTGCCGAACGCAGCAACACTGCGGACGATGACTCGGCCGAGAGCGCACCGAGGCAGGTCCCGCTCCTCGTGTCGCTGCTGCCGATCCTGGTCTCGCTGGTGATGATCGCGACGGCCGCCATCGCCGATGCCGCCGGGGCCGACTCCGAGTTCCTACGGTTCATCGGCAACCCGGTGCTCGCACTGTTCGTCGGCCTGCTCGGAGCGTACCTGCTCGCCCGCTGGTCGATGGGCCGCGCCCGCACCGACGAGGCGCTGACCAAGGGCTTCGACACCACTGGTCAGATCCTGCTGATCACCGGTGTCGGCGGATCGCTCGGTGCCGTCATCGCAGCGACCGGCCTGGACAAGGTGCTCGAGGACCTGTTCTCAGCGGAGTCGGGCACACCCGTCGTTGTCAGCATCCTGCTCGCCTGGTTCGTCGCCGCCCTCCTGCACCTCGCCATCGGCTCGATCTCGGTCGCCGCGATCACCGCCGCGGGCATCCTCGCTCCGATCATGGGCGAGCTGGACGTACCCGCAGCGATCATCGGCCTGGCGATCGGCGCGGGCGCGCTGTTCGCCCTCCAGGTCAACAGCAACTTCTTCTGGATGTTCCAGACGCTGTTGGGTGTCTCGACGCGCGGTGCGCTCAAGGCGCTCACGTTCGTCACGGCGCTCGCATCCGTCGTCTCGCTGCCGATGATCATCGCGCTCAGCCTGGTGGTGTAGGTCCGGATGCAGCCACTTCGCGGGGTGACCGTCGTGTCACTCGAACAGGCCATCGCCGCACCGTACGCGAGTAGGCAGCTCGCCGACCTGGGCGCCCGGGTGATCAAGCTCGAGCGACCCGGCGTCGGCGACTTCGCACGGGCGTACGACTCGCGGGTCGACGGCCTGAGCTCGCACTTCGTATGGACCAATCGCAACAAGGAGTCGCTCACTCTCGACATCAAGGATCCGCGCGGACTCGACGTCGCGAGACAGTTGCTGGCCTCGGCGGACGTGTTCATCCAGAACCTCGCTCCCGGCGCCACCACTCGTGCCGGTCTCGGCGCCGAGGCTCTCCAACGGCTCAACCCGCGCCTCGTCGTGTGCGACATCTCCGGCTACGGCAGCCCCGGACCGTACGAGCGGATGAAGGCGTACGACCTGATGGTGCAGAGCGAGGCCGGGCTGCTGTCGGTCACCGGCGGCCCGGACGAGATCGCGAAGGTCGGCATCTCCGTGTCCGATATCGCGGCCGGCATGTACGCGTACAGCTCGATTCTGGCCGCGCTGCTGGAGCGCGGACAATCGGGCACGGGCGCGCACCTCGACGTCTCGATGCTCGAGGCCACCGTCGAGTGGATGGGCTTCCCGCTGTACTACGCGTACGACGGTGCCGAGCCACCGCAGCGCGCGGGCGCGGCGCACGCGACGATCTACCCGTACGGGCCGTTCGCGACCGGCGACGGCAAGGTCGTGATGATGGCGATCCAGAACGAGCGCGAATGGCTCGCGTTCTGCACGGAGTTCCTGCGCGACGCCGCGATCGCGACCCATCCCTCGTACGCGTCGAACGCCGCCCGCAACCACAACCGCGAGGAGCTCGGCGCGATCATCTCGCACCGGTTCTCGGCGCTGACGGCCGACGAGGCGACCTCCGCTCTCGCCGCGATCCCGGTCGCGTACGCACGGGTCAACGAGATGCGCGACGTGTGGGAGCACCCGCAGCTCGCGGCCCGCGGCCGCTGGCACGAGCTGGCGACGCCGACCGGCACCGTGCCGTCGTTGGCACCCCCGGGCTTCGGCCCCGACGAGCCGCGGATGGATCCGGTGCCGTCGCTCGGCGAGCACACTCGGGCGATTCTGGGTGAGCTGGGGATGTCGACCGGGGAGATCGATGCGCTCGTCGCCGACGGGGTCGTCTGAGCGGCTCGTTCTCACACGCCAGGCATTTCTACAGGTCGGACAGGTCGAGCACGAAGCGGTAACGGACGTCGTTGCGCTGCAGGCGGTCGAAGGCTTCGTTGACGCGTCCCGACGGCAGCAGCTCGATGTCGGCGGTGAGCCCGTGCTCGGCGCAGAAGTCCAGCATGGCGGCGGTCGCGGGACGGCCGCCACTTCCCGCTGAGCTGAGCTTCTTGCGCCCGATGAGAAGATCGGTCGCCTGCACGGTCAGCGGCCCGAGGTACCCGACCTGGCTGAGCGTGCCGTCCATGGCGAGGAGGCGGAGATACGGCTCCAGGTCGTGGGCAACGGAGACGGTGTCGATCACTACGTCGAACCGGTCACGGGCGCCGTCCATCTGTTGCGACTCCGTGGAGACCAGAACGTCGTGGGCGCCGAGTCGACGAGCGTCGTCGGCCTTGCCTGCGGAGCGGGTGACGACCGTGGTGTCGGCGCCGAGTGCCACAGCCAGCTTCACCGCGAGATGGCCGAGACCGCCGAGCCCGATCACGGCAACGCGGGTGCCAGAGGTTACGCCAAGCGCGCGAAGCGGCTCCCACACCGTGATTCCGGCGCACAACAGCGGGGCGGCGCCAGCGGCGTCGAGGCCGGTAGGCAACCGGTACGCGAATCGATCGCGCACGACGTACTCGCGCGCGTATCCCCCCAGGGTGGTCGTCCCGTCGTGGCGGTCGGTTCCCCCGTAGGTCAGCGTCGGGAATTCCCGGCAGAAGTTCTCTTGGCCGGCTGCACACATCCCGCAGACTCCGCACGAGTCGACGATGTTGCCGACGGCGACCGGGTCCCCGACGGCGAATGCAGTGACGTCGGTACCCGTGTCGGTCACCACTCCGGTGAACTCGTGGCCCGGCACCAACGGCGCGCCTCCTCTGCCGGTATGGGCGCGGACTGCATGCAGGTCGGTATGGCAGACGCCGCAGTAGTTCACCTGCACCGCGATGTCGTCGGGCCGCAGTTCGCGACGTTCGAGGGTCACTCGCCGAAGCGTGGCGGTGTCATCCGCCCGCCACCCAGTTGTGCCTCTCATACGTACTCCCAAAACAGACTGTTCGGTCTATTTGACACTAACCCGTGGCGCAACGGAAAACAAACCGACTGGTCTGTTTGCTATCCTCGTGAAATGGCCGATCGACCGATGACGTCCCGCGGCGCCGCCACCAGGGAGCGCATTGTGGACGTGGCGACGCAGGAGTTCGCAGAACACGGGATCGCCGGTGCGCGCGTCGATCGGATCGTTGCCGCCGCGACGACCAACAAGGCGCAGCTCTACGCCTACTTCGGCAACAAGGAAGGGCTGTTCGACGCCATCTTCGCCGATTCGCTGGAACGAATCGTCAACGTTGTCCCGATCGACGCCACCGACCTCGCGGGTTGGGCCGTACGCCTCTACGACGAATACCTTCGTCGTCCCGACCTCATCCGGTTGGCAACCTGGGCGCGCCTCGAGCGCCGCCCATCCGGTCATCTCGTCGACGCGCCGGACCGTCTCGACGACCACAAACTGGGAGCCATCGCCGATGCGCAGGCCGCCGGCGTCGTAGTGCAGGGTGACCCGTTCGACGTGATGGCCATGGTCATCACGATGTCCATGGCGTGGTCGCCTGTCAGCAACGTCTACGCGGCAACCGCCGACGAACCGCAGAAGCTCCACGAACGGCGGCGCAGCCTGCTCCGCGAATGTGTCCGCAGGGCCATGATGACCGGGTGAAGGCCCGCAAACCGGCCCCCGGCTCGGGGTAGATGCGCCGCCCGACGAGGGAGCTGGTAGACAGCGACACTGCCTCAGACGGCGACCAGCTCCTCACTCAGCACCCAGAGGCGCTCGGCGGAGGCGGGATCGATGGAGTGCGACATCGCATCGGTCGGCGGCCCGTCAGGGGACATCGGCCTCGGCTCGTCGTCCAACGGCGAGATGTCGTTGTCCCTGAGGTAGACCCCGCCGATCTCGGCGAGCAGCGGGCTGGTGGCCGCGAAGACGGTCGTGCTCGCCCCCTGC harbors:
- a CDS encoding GntP family permease, which produces MEALHTAIAIIGIIALIIVVKVDPVISLVIGCLYLGLATGLGMETTITTIADGFGSIMVEVGLLIGFGVLMGSLMFAMGALQRLVELLLRVLGPRRLPYAMSAVLTTIFPSIYVDVQLVLASPLARSAAPQLGRNGLGMMGGALSAGILVGYVFVVPGLGTVSIAGLLGVPLGTMLLYGVPIGLITAVLTTFIYGRVLRLGFWDPDKDEHASEALLEEEALAAERSNTADDDSAESAPRQVPLLVSLLPILVSLVMIATAAIADAAGADSEFLRFIGNPVLALFVGLLGAYLLARWSMGRARTDEALTKGFDTTGQILLITGVGGSLGAVIAATGLDKVLEDLFSAESGTPVVVSILLAWFVAALLHLAIGSISVAAITAAGILAPIMGELDVPAAIIGLAIGAGALFALQVNSNFFWMFQTLLGVSTRGALKALTFVTALASVVSLPMIIALSLVV
- a CDS encoding CaiB/BaiF CoA transferase family protein; its protein translation is MQPLRGVTVVSLEQAIAAPYASRQLADLGARVIKLERPGVGDFARAYDSRVDGLSSHFVWTNRNKESLTLDIKDPRGLDVARQLLASADVFIQNLAPGATTRAGLGAEALQRLNPRLVVCDISGYGSPGPYERMKAYDLMVQSEAGLLSVTGGPDEIAKVGISVSDIAAGMYAYSSILAALLERGQSGTGAHLDVSMLEATVEWMGFPLYYAYDGAEPPQRAGAAHATIYPYGPFATGDGKVVMMAIQNEREWLAFCTEFLRDAAIATHPSYASNAARNHNREELGAIISHRFSALTADEATSALAAIPVAYARVNEMRDVWEHPQLAARGRWHELATPTGTVPSLAPPGFGPDEPRMDPVPSLGEHTRAILGELGMSTGEIDALVADGVV
- a CDS encoding NAD(P)-dependent alcohol dehydrogenase, which translates into the protein MTLERRELRPDDIAVQVNYCGVCHTDLHAVRAHTGRGGAPLVPGHEFTGVVTDTGTDVTAFAVGDPVAVGNIVDSCGVCGMCAAGQENFCREFPTLTYGGTDRHDGTTTLGGYAREYVVRDRFAYRLPTGLDAAGAAPLLCAGITVWEPLRALGVTSGTRVAVIGLGGLGHLAVKLAVALGADTTVVTRSAGKADDARRLGAHDVLVSTESQQMDGARDRFDVVIDTVSVAHDLEPYLRLLAMDGTLSQVGYLGPLTVQATDLLIGRKKLSSAGSGGRPATAAMLDFCAEHGLTADIELLPSGRVNEAFDRLQRNDVRYRFVLDLSDL
- a CDS encoding TetR/AcrR family transcriptional regulator gives rise to the protein MADAAVVHLHRDVVGPQFATFEGHSPKRGGVIRPPPSCASHTYSQNRLFGLFDTNPWRNGKQTDWSVCYPREMADRPMTSRGAATRERIVDVATQEFAEHGIAGARVDRIVAAATTNKAQLYAYFGNKEGLFDAIFADSLERIVNVVPIDATDLAGWAVRLYDEYLRRPDLIRLATWARLERRPSGHLVDAPDRLDDHKLGAIADAQAAGVVVQGDPFDVMAMVITMSMAWSPVSNVYAATADEPQKLHERRRSLLRECVRRAMMTG